The following are from one region of the Streptomyces tuirus genome:
- a CDS encoding alpha/beta hydrolase codes for MYTRRTPRSASGSGGLHRRTRSRAKTAAGLLATAALLVSACSSGSATTSAASAAAEAALVELPQATPAALTSYYGQKPAWRACGVPGFECATLKAPLDYATPSSGDVRLALTRKKATGPGKRLGSLLVNPGGPGGSAIGYVQAYAGIGYPAEVRARYDMVAVDPRGVARSEPVKCLDGPDMDTYTQTDATPDDGKETDGLVAAYRTFAEGCGADAPRLLRHVSTVEAARDMDIVRAVLGDKKLNYVGASYGTFLGATYAGLFPDRAGRLVLDGAMDPSLPARRLNLEQTAGFETAFRSFAKDCARRADCPLGGKGASPERVGENLKAFFAKLDRRPVRTGDAGGRRLTESLATTGVIAAMYDEGSWEQLREALTSAIKENDGSGLLVLSDGYYERDADGAYSNLMFANAAVNCLDLPASFDTPDEVSRALPEFEKASPVFGKGLAWAALNCAYWPVQATGEPHRIEAKGAAPIVVVGTTRDPATPYRWAKALAGQLSSARLLTYEGDGHTAYGRGSSCIDRTINAYLLRGTPPTDGKRCS; via the coding sequence ATGTACACACGGCGCACCCCCCGTTCCGCCTCCGGCTCCGGTGGTCTCCACCGCAGGACACGAAGCCGGGCCAAAACCGCTGCCGGCCTGCTCGCCACGGCCGCGCTGCTCGTCTCCGCCTGTTCCTCCGGGAGCGCGACGACGTCAGCCGCCTCGGCGGCGGCGGAGGCGGCGCTGGTCGAGCTGCCGCAAGCCACGCCCGCGGCGCTGACGTCGTACTACGGGCAGAAGCCGGCGTGGCGCGCATGCGGTGTCCCCGGCTTCGAGTGCGCCACCCTCAAGGCACCGCTCGACTACGCCACGCCGTCCTCGGGTGACGTCCGGCTGGCCCTCACCCGCAAGAAGGCCACCGGCCCCGGCAAGCGGCTGGGCTCGCTGCTCGTGAACCCGGGCGGGCCGGGCGGCTCGGCGATCGGCTACGTGCAGGCGTACGCGGGCATCGGCTACCCGGCCGAGGTGCGGGCCCGCTACGACATGGTGGCGGTCGACCCGCGCGGCGTGGCCCGCAGTGAGCCCGTCAAGTGTCTGGACGGGCCGGACATGGACACGTACACACAGACGGACGCCACCCCCGACGACGGCAAGGAGACGGACGGGCTGGTCGCGGCGTACCGGACGTTCGCCGAGGGCTGCGGAGCGGACGCGCCCCGGCTGCTGCGCCACGTGTCCACCGTGGAGGCGGCCCGGGACATGGACATCGTGCGGGCGGTCCTCGGCGACAAGAAGCTGAACTACGTCGGGGCCTCCTACGGCACCTTCCTCGGGGCGACGTACGCCGGGCTCTTCCCGGACCGGGCGGGGCGACTGGTGCTGGACGGCGCGATGGACCCGTCGCTGCCCGCCCGGCGGCTGAACCTCGAACAGACGGCGGGCTTCGAGACGGCGTTCCGCTCGTTCGCGAAGGACTGCGCACGGCGGGCCGACTGCCCGCTGGGCGGCAAGGGCGCCTCGCCCGAGCGGGTCGGGGAGAACCTCAAGGCGTTCTTCGCGAAGCTGGACAGGCGGCCCGTCCGCACCGGCGACGCCGGCGGCCGCAGGCTCACCGAGTCGCTCGCCACGACCGGCGTGATCGCGGCCATGTACGACGAGGGCTCCTGGGAGCAACTTCGCGAGGCGCTGACCTCCGCGATCAAGGAGAACGACGGCTCCGGACTCCTCGTCCTGTCCGACGGCTACTACGAGCGGGACGCCGACGGCGCCTACAGCAACCTGATGTTCGCCAACGCGGCGGTGAACTGCCTGGACCTGCCGGCCTCCTTCGACACCCCCGACGAGGTGAGCAGGGCCCTGCCCGAGTTCGAGAAGGCGTCGCCGGTCTTCGGCAAGGGCCTCGCGTGGGCGGCCCTGAACTGTGCGTACTGGCCGGTGCAGGCCACGGGTGAGCCGCACCGCATCGAGGCGAAGGGCGCCGCGCCCATCGTCGTGGTCGGCACGACCCGCGACCCCGCGACGCCGTACCGCTGGGCGAAGGCCCTGGCCGGCCAGCTCTCCTCGGCGCGCCTGCTGACCTACGAGGGTGACGGCCACACGGCCTACGGCCGCGGCAGCTCCTGCATCGACCGGACGATCAACGCCTACCTCCTCCGCGGCACCCCGCCCACGGACGGAAAGCGCTGCTCATAG
- a CDS encoding bifunctional 3'-5' exonuclease/DNA polymerase: MADRWALAPAEDGGVDVAPLGPDGLPAGPVRRETDPAEAVRSRPGVTRWVWRSTAEVYPRLLATGVRAERCYDIEAAETLLLGHEGRYGEPRSAAAALARLRGGPVPSDPPQRSAEPGSQSSLFEPQGVHLPLPDLLAVYAEQQRRHARAEHPDRMRLLTAAESAGMLVAAELNRTGLPWSADVHRALLQDLLGERYAGGGEPRRLAELADEVSAAFGRRVRPDLPADVVKAFSQAGIKVSSTRRWELQSVDHPAVEPLIEYKKLYRIWVAHGWSWLQDWVREGRFRPEFLAGGTVTGRWVTNGGGGLQIPKVIRRAVVADPGWRLVVADADQMEPRVLAAISRDPGLMEVAGRETDLYQSVSDRAFSGDRSQAKLAVLGAVYGQTSGDGLKNLAALRRRFPRAVAYVDDAARAGEEGRLVRTWLGRTCPPAARGTDDASEEAGIPTAPVPSGSGEDDQSDSGQWVPGYASTNARARGRFARNFVVQGSAADWALLLLAALRKTCAELAAELVFFQHDEVIVHCPEEETEAVVAAIREAADLAGRLTFGDTPVRFPFTTAVVECYADAK, from the coding sequence ATGGCCGACCGGTGGGCACTCGCTCCGGCCGAGGACGGTGGCGTGGACGTCGCCCCCCTCGGTCCGGACGGGCTGCCCGCCGGCCCGGTGCGGCGGGAGACCGACCCCGCCGAGGCCGTCCGGAGCCGTCCCGGCGTCACGCGGTGGGTGTGGCGGTCCACCGCCGAGGTCTACCCGCGCCTGCTCGCCACGGGGGTGCGAGCCGAGCGGTGCTACGACATCGAGGCCGCCGAGACCCTCCTCCTCGGCCACGAGGGGCGGTACGGGGAACCGCGCTCGGCCGCGGCCGCCCTGGCCCGGCTGCGCGGCGGCCCCGTGCCGTCCGACCCACCACAGCGCTCCGCCGAACCGGGCTCCCAGTCCTCGCTGTTCGAGCCCCAGGGCGTCCATCTGCCGCTGCCGGACCTCCTCGCGGTCTACGCCGAGCAGCAACGGCGGCATGCGAGGGCCGAGCACCCCGACCGCATGCGGCTGCTGACGGCCGCCGAGTCGGCGGGCATGCTGGTGGCCGCCGAGCTGAACCGCACCGGGCTGCCCTGGAGCGCCGACGTGCACCGCGCGTTGCTGCAGGACCTGCTGGGCGAGCGGTACGCGGGCGGCGGCGAGCCGCGGCGCCTCGCCGAGCTGGCCGACGAGGTGTCCGCCGCGTTCGGCAGACGCGTCCGCCCGGACCTGCCCGCCGACGTGGTCAAGGCCTTCTCCCAGGCCGGCATCAAGGTCTCCTCGACCCGCCGCTGGGAGCTCCAGTCGGTCGACCACCCCGCCGTGGAACCCCTGATCGAGTACAAGAAGCTGTACCGCATCTGGGTCGCCCACGGCTGGTCCTGGCTCCAGGACTGGGTCCGCGAGGGCCGCTTCCGGCCGGAGTTCCTCGCGGGCGGGACCGTGACCGGGCGCTGGGTCACCAACGGCGGAGGCGGGCTCCAGATCCCCAAGGTGATCCGGCGGGCCGTCGTCGCCGACCCGGGCTGGCGGCTCGTCGTCGCCGACGCCGACCAGATGGAGCCGCGCGTCCTCGCGGCGATCTCCCGCGACCCCGGGCTGATGGAGGTGGCCGGCCGGGAAACCGACCTGTACCAGTCCGTCTCCGACCGCGCCTTCTCCGGCGACCGCTCCCAGGCCAAACTCGCCGTGCTCGGCGCGGTCTACGGCCAGACCTCCGGTGACGGCCTGAAGAACCTCGCCGCGCTTCGGCGTCGTTTCCCCAGGGCGGTGGCGTACGTCGACGACGCGGCCCGGGCCGGTGAGGAGGGCCGGCTCGTACGGACCTGGCTCGGCCGGACCTGCCCGCCGGCGGCCCGGGGGACGGACGACGCGAGCGAGGAGGCCGGCATCCCGACGGCCCCCGTGCCTTCCGGCTCCGGGGAGGACGACCAGTCGGACAGCGGGCAGTGGGTGCCCGGGTACGCGTCCACCAACGCCCGCGCCCGCGGCCGCTTCGCCCGCAACTTCGTCGTCCAGGGCAGCGCCGCCGACTGGGCGTTGCTCCTGCTCGCCGCGCTGCGCAAGACCTGCGCGGAGCTGGCGGCCGAGCTGGTCTTCTTCCAGCACGACGAGGTGATCGTGCACTGCCCCGAGGAGGAGACGGAGGCGGTCGTGGCGGCGATCCGCGAGGCGGCGGACCTGGCCGGCCGGCTGACCTTCGGGGACACCCCCGTGCGGTTCCCTTTCACGACGGCGGTGGTGGAGTGCTACGCGGACGCCAAGTGA
- a CDS encoding Clp protease N-terminal domain-containing protein, translating into MTNPDPTSSIRLDDLIAAIKKVHEEPLDQLQDAVIAADHLGDVADHLIGHFVDQARRSGASWTDIGKSMGVTRQAAQKRFVPKESADLDLSQGFSRYTLPARNVVMTAHSEARTARNAEGVPEHLVLGLLAEPGGLAAKAIVEQGVPLDTVREAATAALPPAVDEVPELVPYGQAAKKVLELTFREALRLGHNYIGTEHILLALLEHENGEGVLSGLGIAKEQTERYVAAALKKIVQAQKEVLDES; encoded by the coding sequence ATGACGAACCCCGACCCGACGTCATCCATCCGTCTCGACGACCTCATCGCGGCCATCAAGAAGGTCCACGAGGAGCCGCTGGACCAGCTCCAGGACGCGGTGATCGCCGCGGACCACCTCGGCGACGTGGCCGACCACCTGATCGGCCACTTCGTCGACCAGGCCCGGCGCTCCGGCGCGTCCTGGACCGACATCGGCAAGTCCATGGGCGTCACCCGGCAGGCCGCCCAGAAGCGGTTCGTGCCGAAGGAGTCGGCCGACCTCGACCTCAGCCAGGGCTTCAGCCGCTACACCCTGCCCGCCCGGAACGTGGTCATGACCGCCCACAGCGAGGCCAGGACCGCGCGCAACGCCGAGGGCGTGCCCGAGCACCTCGTCCTCGGACTGCTGGCCGAGCCCGGGGGCCTCGCCGCCAAGGCCATCGTCGAACAGGGCGTGCCGCTCGACACGGTCCGTGAGGCGGCGACGGCGGCGCTCCCGCCCGCCGTCGACGAGGTCCCGGAGCTGGTGCCGTACGGCCAGGCCGCCAAGAAGGTGCTGGAGCTCACCTTCCGCGAGGCCCTGCGCCTGGGCCACAACTACATCGGCACCGAGCACATCCTGCTCGCGCTGCTGGAGCACGAGAACGGCGAGGGCGTCCTCAGCGGCCTCGGCATCGCCAAGGAGCAGACCGAGCGGTACGTCGCGGCGGCGCTGAAGAAGATCGTGCAGGCGCAGAAGGAGGTACTGGACGAGTCCTGA
- a CDS encoding glycosyltransferase family 2 protein, with product MGVPRIAVAVVTMGNRPDEVDALLESVAKQDVPPERIVIVGNGCPLPDFARRLTLPGEVTAVELDENLGCPGGRNAALARLREFGDIDVVVDLDDDGLLVDPDVLRRVRDLYAADERLGIVGFRIADELGETQQRHVPRIGNSDPLRGGYVTGFLGGGHALRMAMLDEVGDWPAEFFFAHEETDLAWRAVDAGWRILYAPELLLRHPKTSPARHAIYFRVNARNRVWLARRRLPLALVPVHLGVWVLLTLARNRSGAGLRAWFGGFVEGVRESAGERRPMRWRTVWRLTRLGRPPVI from the coding sequence ATGGGGGTCCCCCGGATCGCCGTCGCCGTGGTGACGATGGGCAACCGGCCCGACGAGGTCGACGCCCTGCTGGAGTCCGTGGCCAAGCAGGACGTGCCGCCCGAGCGGATCGTCATCGTCGGCAACGGCTGCCCGCTGCCCGACTTCGCCCGGCGGCTCACGCTGCCCGGCGAGGTCACCGCCGTCGAACTCGACGAGAACCTCGGCTGCCCCGGCGGGCGCAACGCGGCCCTGGCACGGCTGCGGGAGTTCGGTGACATCGACGTCGTCGTGGATCTGGACGACGACGGTCTGCTCGTCGACCCCGATGTGCTGCGCCGCGTGCGAGACCTGTACGCCGCCGACGAGCGGCTCGGCATCGTCGGCTTCCGCATCGCCGACGAGCTCGGTGAGACGCAGCAGCGGCACGTGCCCCGGATCGGCAACTCCGACCCCCTGCGGGGCGGTTACGTCACCGGATTCCTCGGCGGCGGGCACGCGCTGCGGATGGCGATGCTCGACGAGGTCGGCGACTGGCCCGCCGAGTTCTTCTTCGCGCACGAGGAGACCGATCTCGCATGGCGTGCGGTGGATGCCGGGTGGCGGATCCTGTACGCCCCGGAGCTGCTGCTCCGGCATCCGAAGACCTCACCCGCCCGGCACGCCATCTACTTCCGGGTGAACGCCCGCAACCGGGTCTGGCTGGCCCGCCGCCGGCTGCCGCTCGCGCTCGTCCCCGTCCACCTGGGCGTGTGGGTGCTGCTCACCCTCGCCCGGAACCGGTCGGGCGCCGGACTGCGGGCGTGGTTCGGCGGATTCGTGGAAGGCGTGCGGGAGTCGGCGGGGGAGCGGCGGCCGATGCGCTGGCGGACGGTGTGGCGGCTCACCCGGCTGGGGCGGCCGCCCGTCATCTGA
- a CDS encoding AraC family transcriptional regulator, which yields MLDRLNQAMDRIERDLADTVDVADLARTACTSEYHLRRMFSALSGMPLSEYIRRRRLTVAGAEVLSGDATLLEIAVRYGYGSGEAFARAFRTMHGVGPGEARRTGAVLVSQPRLAFRLTVEGNSSMHYRVVDRPAFTVTGFKTRIPLIHSGPNQAIIDFVRGLDKTAVEALEKLSDQEPRGVVAVCDDLDPSRAEGTELDYYQAVITSSPTPAGATPAGAPEGITALPVPPGTWAVFTTSGPAPRAIQELWRDVFTEWFPSNPYRSRPGPEILRTHLSSDGTEADAELWLPVEREPTH from the coding sequence GTGCTGGACCGGCTCAACCAGGCGATGGACCGGATCGAACGGGACCTCGCCGACACCGTGGACGTGGCGGACCTGGCGCGCACGGCATGCACCTCGGAGTACCACCTGCGCCGTATGTTCTCGGCCCTGTCAGGCATGCCACTGTCGGAGTACATCCGGCGCCGGCGGCTGACGGTCGCGGGGGCGGAGGTGCTGTCGGGCGACGCGACGCTGCTGGAGATCGCGGTCCGCTACGGCTACGGCTCGGGCGAGGCGTTCGCGCGGGCGTTCCGCACGATGCACGGCGTGGGCCCGGGCGAGGCCCGGCGCACCGGCGCCGTGCTCGTCTCCCAGCCCCGGTTGGCCTTCCGCCTCACCGTAGAAGGGAACAGCAGCATGCACTACCGCGTCGTGGACCGCCCGGCCTTCACCGTCACGGGCTTCAAGACCCGGATCCCCCTGATCCACTCCGGCCCGAACCAGGCGATCATCGACTTCGTCCGGGGCCTGGACAAAACCGCCGTGGAGGCCCTGGAGAAACTGTCCGACCAGGAGCCGCGGGGCGTCGTCGCGGTCTGTGACGACCTGGACCCGAGCCGCGCGGAGGGCACGGAACTCGACTACTACCAGGCCGTGATCACCTCGTCCCCCACCCCGGCGGGAGCCACCCCGGCGGGAGCCCCTGAGGGCATCACCGCCCTCCCGGTCCCCCCGGGCACCTGGGCGGTCTTCACCACCTCGGGCCCGGCCCCCCGGGCCATCCAGGAGCTGTGGCGCGACGTGTTCACCGAGTGGTTCCCGTCCAACCCCTACCGCAGCCGCCCAGGCCCGGAAATCCTCCGCACCCACCTGTCTTCCGACGGCACGGAGGCGGACGCGGAACTGTGGCTGCCGGTGGAGCGCGAGCCCACCCACTGA
- a CDS encoding LysE family translocator: MVDMSLYAAFLVAAFALCVTPGPDMMFIVAMGGRGGPAAGVMAAFGVACAMLVHSVAAALGLSALFTALPTLYHVLRWAGAAYLLYLAVKAFRDRSVPGEEETGAVGPGMRRAFWQGAITNLLNPKVILFNVAFLPQFVDPALGHVQGQLLLLGVTLVVMGFLWDGSVGLASGRLSLFLRRSARVNRWLNIVSGTVFTGLALRLVATSPK; this comes from the coding sequence ATGGTGGACATGTCTCTGTACGCGGCGTTCCTCGTCGCCGCCTTCGCGCTCTGCGTCACCCCCGGCCCCGACATGATGTTCATCGTGGCGATGGGCGGGCGGGGTGGGCCCGCCGCCGGGGTGATGGCCGCGTTCGGGGTGGCGTGCGCGATGCTCGTGCACTCGGTCGCGGCGGCCCTGGGCCTGTCGGCCCTGTTCACGGCGCTGCCGACGCTGTATCACGTGCTGCGCTGGGCGGGTGCCGCATATCTGCTCTACCTGGCGGTGAAGGCGTTCCGCGACCGGTCGGTGCCGGGAGAGGAGGAGACCGGGGCGGTGGGGCCGGGGATGCGACGGGCGTTCTGGCAGGGCGCGATCACCAATCTGCTGAACCCCAAGGTGATCCTCTTCAACGTGGCGTTCCTGCCGCAGTTCGTGGACCCCGCGCTCGGGCACGTTCAGGGCCAGTTGCTGCTGCTCGGCGTCACGCTCGTGGTGATGGGCTTCCTCTGGGACGGCAGCGTGGGTCTGGCCTCGGGGCGGCTGTCCCTGTTCCTGCGGCGCAGTGCGCGGGTGAACCGCTGGCTGAACATCGTCTCCGGGACGGTCTTCACCGGGCTCGCCCTGCGTCTGGTGGCGACCTCACCGAAGTAG
- a CDS encoding DUF2786 domain-containing protein, whose product MSTSTTVDRAFEAALYETGETALDTGASLLASDPAADAELDRRGEEFVAAAWRRGWQPADVVRIVRRELDDVHVLLVAALIRAQAPGDGPRGRRWNAQLAELPADTPPRTDRFSYATAVLELYRLLLRLPALEALEEAPGEARTESRMLTRIRALLAKAEATGFPEEAEALSAKAQELMARHSVDEALLAARAPSPDTPGACRIGVEPPYEQAKAVLLDAVAGANHCRAVWNEPLGFSTVVGFETDLEAVELLYTSLLVQATTAMTKAEAALGAPPARAQPRARGRAGGRKRTKTFRQSFLAAYAHHIGTRLAAAAETQATDDLLPVLASREVAVTGRLDRMFPETTTTRLRGVRDAAGWTEGAQAADRAQVRHRPPLH is encoded by the coding sequence GTGAGTACGTCCACCACCGTCGACCGCGCGTTCGAAGCTGCCCTCTACGAGACCGGCGAGACCGCCCTCGACACCGGCGCGTCCCTGCTCGCCTCCGACCCGGCGGCGGACGCCGAACTCGACCGGCGCGGGGAGGAGTTCGTCGCGGCGGCCTGGCGGCGCGGCTGGCAGCCCGCCGACGTCGTACGGATCGTGCGGCGCGAGCTGGACGACGTCCACGTACTCCTCGTGGCCGCGCTGATCCGCGCGCAGGCACCCGGCGACGGACCCCGGGGCCGCCGCTGGAACGCGCAGCTCGCGGAACTCCCCGCCGACACCCCGCCCCGCACCGACCGCTTCTCGTACGCCACCGCCGTGCTGGAGCTGTACCGCCTGCTGCTGCGGCTGCCCGCCCTCGAGGCGCTGGAGGAGGCGCCCGGGGAGGCACGGACCGAGTCCCGCATGCTCACCCGCATCCGCGCCCTGCTCGCCAAGGCCGAGGCCACCGGGTTCCCGGAGGAGGCGGAGGCGCTCAGCGCCAAGGCGCAGGAGCTGATGGCCCGGCACAGCGTCGACGAGGCGCTGCTCGCGGCGCGGGCGCCCTCCCCGGACACCCCCGGGGCCTGCCGGATCGGGGTGGAACCGCCGTACGAGCAGGCCAAGGCGGTGCTGCTGGACGCCGTCGCCGGCGCCAACCACTGCCGGGCGGTGTGGAACGAACCCCTCGGCTTCTCGACCGTCGTCGGCTTCGAAACCGACCTGGAGGCGGTCGAACTCCTCTACACCTCACTCCTGGTGCAGGCCACGACCGCGATGACGAAGGCGGAGGCCGCGCTGGGGGCGCCCCCTGCTCGAGCGCAGCCGAGAGCTCGGGGGAGGGCGGGCGGCCGCAAGCGCACCAAGACGTTCCGGCAGTCCTTCCTCGCGGCCTACGCCCACCACATCGGCACCCGCCTGGCCGCGGCCGCCGAGACCCAGGCGACCGACGACCTGCTCCCGGTGCTCGCCTCCCGCGAGGTCGCCGTCACCGGGCGGCTGGACCGGATGTTCCCGGAGACGACCACGACCCGGCTGCGCGGGGTGCGGGACGCGGCCGGCTGGACCGAGGGCGCGCAGGCGGCGGACCGGGCCCAGGTCCGGCACCGGCCGCCGCTGCACTGA
- a CDS encoding AfsR/SARP family transcriptional regulator: MRFGLLGPPVLFDDDAGEGDGRAGGWAGGWAGGRNGGRAGDWDGGRAGDWDGGRDGGRAGDWDGGRAGDWDGGRDGGRAGDWDGGRDGGRAGGRDGARVIASPKSRVLLAALLLDAGRVVSVESLKDALWGGEPPVSAQASLHNHITRLRRLLDDPGRLRTVPPGYVLRIEEGELDVHVFDAHVSEARAAHTGRDWRRVVRECAGALALWRGAPLAGLPPEVGGYAFAQRLCEARLLLLEWRYDAELALGGPRLHELVPELAALTGEYPLREAYHRQLMLTLHRTGRQAEALAVHRELRTRLVGRLGIEPGPGVREAHVEVLRGAAGEGDSKGNPKGDSTGSRDSKGDSTGSRNSKGGSGKPGRPNPSPAQLPPPPPHFIGRTAVRDALHRTLTAPDPHPTAVISGMAGVGKSALALHVAHQLAKRFPDGQLHLALHGATPGVAPLTPAQALTTLLRDLGIEPCRIPEEPEAAAALLRSLLAPTRTLLVLDGASSAAQIRPLLPGGAGCGVIVTSRSPLTALDGAARFPLAPLSDDDSAELLRTASRRDGLHGTDAARLLVELTGRLPLALRVVAARLAARRALTPDALAGQLAAADSRLHHLEYDDLSVRRSLAVAHDALAASEREADRDAARTLGHIGALDLPTYGAPLLARLAGTGEQRTEAALDRLLDVALLEETTFGRYAPHDLVRDFARERAGEQDTAGTAETALHWYAAVAERVLAAIVEPGPDRDNRRRPTPSRPGGHAAHVDTVASFAGAEEAFAWGDGELENVVALAARYADDPSEQRAGLVCTLVRLIFPYAHRRGRVAEMEVLGQAGLRVARRLGDAAAEAYALVDLAGLHLLTGRHNDALALNDSALAIWRRLDHPSCIRRCLDNRGLLLDGLGRRTEAGEALERSLEYARRLDDPYGEAVTHGHLGNLVERTDPRAAIERHRRSLALGEEIGAVIVRHSAHCNIGHAHLRLGQPAAALPHFEESLRILGEHGDWHGESRTRLGLVRALRLLGRAGRAARECAELLGRAEARADRYTGALARHQHGLLLRERGHIGEAREEWSSALAALEGTDDQAVVREAVVRELRELLARPV; encoded by the coding sequence ATGCGGTTCGGGTTGCTGGGGCCGCCAGTGCTGTTCGACGACGACGCCGGGGAGGGCGACGGCCGGGCGGGCGGCTGGGCGGGCGGCTGGGCGGGTGGTCGGAACGGCGGTCGGGCGGGCGACTGGGACGGCGGTCGGGCGGGTGACTGGGACGGCGGTCGGGACGGCGGTCGGGCGGGCGACTGGGACGGCGGTCGGGCGGGTGACTGGGACGGCGGTCGGGACGGCGGTCGGGCGGGTGACTGGGACGGCGGTCGGGACGGCGGTCGGGCGGGCGGCCGGGACGGTGCCCGGGTCATCGCGAGCCCCAAGTCCCGTGTGCTGCTGGCCGCGTTGCTGCTCGACGCCGGACGGGTCGTCTCCGTCGAGTCGCTCAAGGACGCGCTGTGGGGCGGTGAACCGCCCGTGTCCGCCCAGGCCTCTCTGCACAACCACATCACCCGGTTGCGACGGCTGCTCGACGATCCCGGGCGGCTGCGCACCGTGCCCCCCGGGTATGTGCTGCGGATCGAGGAGGGCGAGCTGGACGTCCATGTCTTCGACGCCCACGTCTCCGAGGCACGGGCCGCGCACACCGGCCGGGACTGGCGGCGGGTCGTGCGCGAGTGCGCCGGCGCACTCGCCCTGTGGCGGGGCGCGCCGCTCGCCGGGCTGCCGCCCGAGGTGGGCGGTTACGCCTTCGCGCAGCGGCTGTGCGAGGCCCGGCTGCTGCTCCTGGAGTGGCGCTACGACGCCGAGTTGGCGCTGGGCGGCCCGCGGCTGCACGAGCTGGTGCCGGAGCTGGCGGCGTTGACCGGCGAATATCCGCTGCGGGAGGCGTACCACCGGCAGCTGATGCTCACCCTGCACCGCACCGGCCGCCAGGCCGAGGCCCTGGCCGTCCACCGCGAACTGCGCACCCGCCTCGTCGGCCGCCTCGGCATCGAGCCCGGGCCCGGGGTTCGGGAGGCACACGTGGAGGTACTCCGGGGAGCCGCGGGCGAAGGGGACTCCAAAGGGAACCCCAAGGGGGACTCCACGGGTTCGAGGGACTCCAAGGGGGACTCCACGGGTTCGAGGAACTCGAAGGGCGGCTCGGGCAAACCAGGCAGGCCGAACCCCTCACCCGCCCAACTCCCGCCGCCTCCACCCCATTTCATCGGCCGTACCGCCGTACGCGACGCCCTGCACCGCACGCTCACCGCACCCGATCCCCATCCCACCGCCGTCATCAGCGGCATGGCCGGTGTCGGCAAGAGTGCCCTCGCGCTGCACGTCGCCCATCAGCTGGCGAAACGTTTCCCCGATGGCCAGCTCCACCTCGCCCTGCACGGTGCCACCCCGGGCGTGGCCCCCCTCACCCCTGCCCAGGCCCTCACCACCCTGCTGCGTGACCTCGGCATCGAGCCCTGCCGGATCCCCGAAGAGCCGGAGGCCGCCGCCGCGTTGCTGCGTTCACTGCTCGCGCCGACCCGCACGCTCCTGGTGCTGGACGGCGCCTCGAGTGCCGCGCAGATACGGCCGCTGCTGCCGGGCGGTGCCGGCTGCGGGGTGATCGTCACCAGCCGTTCGCCGTTGACCGCCCTCGACGGTGCGGCCCGGTTCCCGCTCGCCCCGCTGTCGGACGACGACAGTGCCGAACTCCTGCGCACAGCTTCGCGACGCGACGGCCTGCACGGCACGGACGCCGCCCGGCTCCTCGTCGAACTCACCGGCCGGCTCCCGCTCGCCCTGCGGGTCGTCGCCGCGCGGCTCGCCGCCCGCCGGGCCCTGACCCCCGACGCCCTCGCCGGACAACTGGCCGCCGCGGACAGCCGGTTGCACCACCTGGAGTACGACGACCTGAGCGTCCGCCGCTCCCTGGCCGTCGCGCACGACGCGCTCGCCGCCTCCGAGCGCGAGGCCGACCGGGACGCGGCCCGCACCCTGGGCCATATCGGCGCGCTCGACCTGCCCACGTACGGCGCCCCCCTGCTCGCCCGGCTCGCGGGCACGGGCGAGCAGCGCACCGAGGCCGCCCTGGACCGCCTCCTCGACGTGGCCCTGCTGGAGGAGACGACCTTCGGCCGCTACGCACCGCACGACCTGGTCCGCGACTTCGCCCGTGAGCGGGCCGGAGAGCAGGACACCGCCGGTACCGCCGAGACCGCGCTGCACTGGTACGCCGCCGTCGCCGAGCGCGTCCTCGCCGCGATCGTGGAACCCGGCCCCGACCGGGACAACCGCCGCCGGCCCACCCCGAGCCGGCCGGGCGGCCATGCGGCCCACGTCGACACCGTCGCCTCCTTCGCCGGTGCCGAAGAGGCCTTCGCCTGGGGGGACGGGGAGCTGGAGAACGTCGTCGCACTGGCCGCGCGGTACGCGGACGACCCCTCGGAGCAGCGCGCGGGCTTGGTCTGCACGCTCGTCCGGCTGATCTTCCCGTACGCACATCGCCGGGGGCGGGTCGCCGAGATGGAGGTGCTCGGGCAGGCCGGCCTGCGGGTGGCCCGGCGACTCGGTGACGCGGCGGCCGAGGCCTACGCACTGGTCGACCTCGCCGGGCTGCACCTCCTGACCGGGCGGCACAACGACGCCCTTGCTCTCAACGACAGCGCGCTCGCCATCTGGCGGCGGCTCGACCACCCTTCCTGCATCCGTCGCTGCCTCGACAACCGCGGACTGCTGCTGGACGGGCTCGGCCGGCGCACCGAGGCGGGCGAAGCGCTGGAGCGTAGCCTGGAGTACGCACGGCGGCTGGACGACCCGTACGGTGAAGCCGTCACCCACGGCCACCTCGGCAACCTCGTCGAGCGCACCGACCCGCGGGCCGCCATCGAGCGGCACCGGCGTTCACTCGCCCTCGGGGAGGAGATCGGCGCCGTGATCGTGCGGCACTCCGCGCACTGCAACATCGGGCACGCGCATCTGCGGCTCGGTCAGCCGGCCGCCGCGCTGCCGCACTTCGAGGAGAGCCTGCGCATTCTCGGCGAGCACGGCGACTGGCACGGCGAGTCCCGGACCCGGCTCGGGCTGGTCCGGGCCCTGCGGCTGCTGGGGCGCGCCGGGCGGGCCGCCCGCGAGTGCGCCGAACTGCTCGGCCGGGCGGAGGCCCGCGCCGACCGCTACACCGGGGCTCTCGCCCGTCACCAGCACGGGCTGCTGCTGCGCGAGCGCGGGCACATCGGCGAGGCGCGCGAGGAGTGGAGCTCCGCGCTGGCGGCCCTGGAGGGCACGGACGACCAGGCGGTGGTCAGGGAGGCGGTGGTGAGGGAGCTGCGTGAGCTCCTGGCGCGTCCCGTTTGA